From a single Longimicrobium sp. genomic region:
- a CDS encoding amino acid adenylation domain-containing protein — protein sequence VLLAALDLLLARWSGQEDVVVGTPIANRTRRETEGLIGFFVNTLALRTDLSGNPSFQALLGRVREGTLGAYQHQEVPFERLVDELRVERSLSHTPLFQVMFSLIEGGGAGGTRPLGGLEVEPYGAGAGVAKFDLDVMVVEHEGGLGIGFTWREELWDASTLEHVAAAYGLLLEAAAADPGRPVLALPLVSEAERASLLAKSGGPLLDYPAGLRVHDLFAAQAARTPRAPALVHAGEVLDYAGLERASNRLANHLRRRGVGPETRVGICLERGPGLVAAMLAVLKAGGAYVPLDPAYPRERLGYMQEDAGVTLVLTSGRLAGALPEGTPLLALDAARAAIEAEPEVAPESGANPENLSHVIFTSGSTGRPKGVMIRHSSTVVLLHWLRDTVTDGERSSVLFSTSINFDVSVAEVFGTLCWGGTLVLVENALELAGVREPVAYASMVPTAAAELLRAGGIPASVRTLVLGGEPLPAELARALHALGTLERIGNAYGPTEDTTYSTFAIVPQGADRVLVGRPVANTRALVLDGELQPVPAWLAGELYLAGDGLARGYASRPGLTAERFLPNPFGPAGARMYRVGDRVRRRPSGELEYLGRTDFQVKVRGFRIELGEVEAVVGRHPAVRGVAAVVRGASSGPGDVRIVAYLEADAGVSVDEVREHARASLPEYMVPAAFVVLDALPLTPNGKVDRRALPEPEPAAAPADEEPRTELERAIAAVWAEVLGVPAVGVRTSFFGLGGNSLLVVRAARLLESALGRSVRVMDFFEHATVADLARHLSGAAAAASMGEAGGNRVEELRARRAIPVRPAGSERPLFLVHDGWGAVAYAQALHHHLDEELPVYALPPVSREELPLHTVEGMAARLVRMVREVQPVGPYRLAGWSFGGVLAWEMAAQLVGQDQAVEFLGMIDTYHPSVVARDMEHGESLPSLVFRGEDGGEDHGMGPGDSASAAAGADPGAFAGPGREDGLILTVDEAREARGHLRTSLHSQLGYRPPPLPLPVHLFFARDDAGADPWRGWQALVDDVSIRATPVPGTHMSVMEAPNVEALGRALSREIGRAANRNVPPEEHDSPVDAAEGEAW from the coding sequence GTGCTGCTCGCCGCGCTGGACCTGCTGCTGGCGCGCTGGTCGGGGCAGGAGGACGTGGTCGTCGGCACGCCCATCGCCAACCGGACGCGGCGCGAGACCGAGGGGCTGATCGGCTTCTTCGTCAACACGCTCGCGCTGCGCACCGATCTCTCCGGCAACCCGTCGTTCCAGGCGCTGCTGGGGCGGGTGCGGGAGGGGACGCTGGGGGCGTACCAGCACCAGGAGGTGCCCTTCGAACGCCTGGTCGACGAGCTGCGGGTGGAGCGCTCCCTGAGCCACACGCCGCTCTTCCAGGTGATGTTCTCGCTCATCGAAGGCGGCGGCGCCGGCGGCACGCGGCCCTTGGGCGGCCTGGAGGTGGAGCCGTACGGGGCGGGTGCCGGCGTGGCGAAGTTCGACCTGGACGTGATGGTGGTGGAGCACGAGGGTGGGCTGGGGATAGGGTTCACCTGGCGCGAGGAGCTGTGGGACGCGTCCACGCTGGAGCACGTGGCCGCGGCGTACGGCCTGCTGCTGGAGGCGGCGGCCGCGGACCCGGGGCGCCCGGTGCTCGCTCTTCCGCTCGTGTCGGAAGCGGAGCGGGCAAGCCTGCTGGCGAAGTCGGGCGGCCCGCTCCTCGACTACCCGGCGGGGCTCCGCGTGCACGACCTGTTCGCGGCGCAGGCGGCGCGCACGCCCCGTGCTCCCGCGCTGGTGCACGCGGGCGAGGTCCTCGACTACGCGGGGCTGGAGCGCGCCTCCAATCGGCTGGCGAACCACCTCCGCCGCCGCGGCGTCGGCCCGGAGACCCGGGTGGGCATCTGCCTGGAGCGCGGCCCGGGGCTGGTGGCCGCCATGCTCGCCGTCCTCAAGGCGGGCGGGGCATACGTCCCGCTCGACCCCGCGTATCCCCGCGAGCGCCTGGGGTACATGCAGGAAGACGCGGGCGTCACCCTGGTCCTCACCTCCGGCCGCCTCGCCGGCGCGCTCCCGGAGGGGACGCCCCTGCTCGCGCTCGACGCCGCCCGGGCCGCGATCGAGGCCGAGCCGGAGGTGGCGCCGGAGAGCGGGGCGAACCCGGAGAACCTGTCGCACGTCATCTTCACCTCGGGCTCCACCGGGCGGCCGAAGGGGGTGATGATCCGCCACTCCTCGACGGTCGTCCTGCTGCACTGGCTGCGCGACACGGTCACCGACGGGGAGCGCTCGTCGGTCCTCTTCTCCACCTCGATCAACTTCGACGTCTCCGTCGCCGAGGTCTTCGGCACCCTCTGCTGGGGCGGGACGCTGGTGCTGGTGGAGAACGCGCTGGAGCTGGCGGGCGTGCGCGAGCCGGTGGCGTACGCGAGCATGGTCCCCACCGCCGCCGCCGAGCTGCTGCGCGCCGGCGGCATCCCGGCGAGCGTGCGGACGCTCGTCCTGGGCGGGGAGCCGCTCCCGGCGGAGCTGGCGCGGGCCCTCCACGCGCTCGGCACGCTGGAGCGGATCGGCAACGCGTACGGCCCGACGGAGGACACCACCTATTCCACCTTTGCGATCGTCCCCCAGGGCGCGGACCGGGTCCTGGTCGGCCGGCCGGTGGCGAACACGCGGGCGCTGGTGCTCGACGGGGAGCTGCAGCCGGTGCCCGCCTGGCTCGCCGGCGAGCTGTACCTGGCCGGCGACGGCCTGGCCCGCGGCTACGCCAGCCGCCCTGGCCTCACCGCGGAGCGCTTCCTCCCCAACCCGTTCGGGCCCGCGGGTGCGCGGATGTACCGCGTGGGGGACCGGGTCCGGCGCCGGCCCAGCGGCGAGCTGGAGTACCTCGGGCGGACGGACTTCCAGGTCAAGGTGCGCGGCTTCCGCATCGAGCTCGGCGAGGTGGAGGCCGTGGTGGGGCGCCACCCCGCCGTTCGCGGCGTGGCCGCGGTGGTGCGCGGCGCCTCCTCCGGGCCGGGCGATGTCCGGATCGTGGCCTACCTGGAAGCGGACGCGGGCGTCTCCGTGGACGAGGTGCGGGAGCATGCGCGAGCCTCCCTCCCGGAGTACATGGTTCCCGCCGCGTTCGTGGTGCTGGACGCGCTCCCGCTCACCCCCAACGGGAAGGTGGACCGGCGGGCGCTCCCGGAGCCGGAGCCCGCCGCCGCGCCGGCCGACGAGGAGCCGCGGACGGAGCTGGAGCGCGCCATCGCCGCGGTGTGGGCGGAGGTGCTCGGCGTCCCGGCGGTCGGGGTCCGCACCAGCTTCTTCGGCCTGGGTGGAAACTCGCTCCTGGTGGTCCGGGCCGCGCGGCTGCTGGAGTCGGCGCTGGGGAGGAGCGTGCGGGTGATGGACTTCTTCGAGCACGCCACCGTGGCCGACCTGGCGCGCCACCTTTCGGGTGCCGCGGCAGCGGCGTCGATGGGCGAGGCGGGCGGGAACCGGGTGGAGGAGCTTCGCGCCCGACGGGCGATCCCGGTTCGGCCGGCCGGATCGGAGCGGCCGTTGTTCCTGGTCCACGACGGATGGGGGGCCGTCGCGTACGCGCAGGCGCTGCATCATCACCTGGACGAGGAGCTTCCGGTCTACGCATTGCCGCCGGTGTCCCGCGAGGAGCTCCCCCTCCACACGGTCGAAGGCATGGCGGCCCGGCTGGTGCGGATGGTCCGTGAAGTCCAGCCCGTGGGCCCGTACCGCCTGGCCGGCTGGTCGTTCGGGGGAGTTCTCGCCTGGGAGATGGCCGCACAGCTCGTCGGCCAGGACCAGGCCGTCGAGTTCCTGGGGATGATCGACACCTACCATCCATCGGTCGTCGCCCGGGACATGGAGCACGGCGAATCCCTGCCATCCCTGGTATTCCGCGGAGAAGACGGTGGAGAGGACCACGGCATGGGGCCGGGGGACTCGGCATCCGCCGCCGCGGGAGCGGACCCGGGGGCGTTCGCCGGCCCGGGGCGGGAGGACGGACTGATCCTCACCGTGGACGAAGCGCGGGAGGCCCGGGGCCATTTGCGCACGTCTCTCCACAGTCAACTCGGCTATCGTCCTCCGCCGCTTCCGCTTCCGGTCCACCTGTTCTTCGCGCGGGACGATGCCGGCGCCGATCCCTGGCGCGGCTGGCAGGCTCTCGTGGACGATGTGTCGATCCGTGCGACGCCGGTGCCGGGAACCCATATGTCCGTGATGGAGGCACCCAACGTCGAGGCCCTCGGCCGAGCGCTGTCGCGTGAGATCGGTCGCGCTGCAAACCGGAACGTCCCGCCGGAAGAACACGACTCACCCGTCGACGCTGCAGAGGGGGAGGCCTGGTGA